One Sanguibacter sp. HDW7 DNA window includes the following coding sequences:
- a CDS encoding DUF6457 domain-containing protein: protein MSDLDRWLEQAGPALDIEQDVLDRVTGPILDMVRDVAHHAVRPGAPLTAFLVGLAAGRVLDDGSDVDAIESEVLARLEVVDGLVSEWVPPVDDQPAHTAGDVAEREAPSDGA, encoded by the coding sequence GTGAGCGACCTGGACCGCTGGCTCGAGCAGGCCGGACCTGCCCTCGACATCGAGCAGGACGTGCTCGACCGCGTCACGGGGCCGATCCTCGACATGGTGCGAGACGTCGCCCACCACGCCGTCCGACCCGGTGCACCGCTCACGGCGTTCCTTGTCGGGCTTGCCGCCGGTCGAGTGCTCGACGACGGCTCCGACGTCGACGCCATCGAGTCCGAGGTGCTCGCACGCCTCGAGGTTGTCGACGGGCTCGTCTCCGAGTGGGTGCCGCCCGTCGACGATCAGCCCGCGCATACTGCAGGGGACGTCGCTGAGCGGGAGGCTCCGTCGGACGGGGCGTGA
- a CDS encoding ABC transporter ATP-binding protein, protein MRLQLPGAGVDDGHVPGGLRAHVVAERGRLQLDVELSVAPGEVLCVVGPNGSGKSTLLWVLAGLVPLAAGRVTLGGAVLDDVQARVHVPAPDRRTGLVPQSHVLFGHLSALENVAFGLRARGVPVRDARKRAADALEHVGLADHAHERADRLSGGQSQRVALARAVVVEPALLLLDEPFAALDEAARPLLHDVVRDVAAGGTPVVLVTHDAAEAVALGDRSVRLADGRAVERGESVREARDGRAEDGWRPR, encoded by the coding sequence GTGAGGCTCCAGCTCCCGGGGGCCGGGGTGGACGACGGTCACGTGCCCGGGGGTCTCCGTGCGCACGTCGTCGCCGAGCGAGGCCGGCTGCAGCTCGACGTCGAGCTGTCCGTCGCGCCGGGCGAGGTGCTGTGCGTCGTCGGCCCCAACGGGTCCGGCAAGTCGACGCTCCTCTGGGTGCTCGCGGGCCTCGTGCCGCTCGCTGCCGGACGCGTCACGCTCGGCGGTGCGGTGCTCGACGACGTCCAGGCGCGTGTCCACGTGCCCGCGCCCGACCGTCGGACCGGGCTCGTGCCGCAGTCGCACGTCCTCTTCGGACACCTGAGCGCGCTCGAGAACGTCGCGTTCGGTCTCCGCGCCCGCGGTGTTCCGGTCCGCGACGCCCGGAAGCGCGCGGCCGACGCCCTCGAGCACGTCGGTCTCGCCGACCACGCGCACGAGCGTGCCGACCGGCTCTCCGGAGGCCAGTCGCAGCGCGTCGCGCTCGCCCGTGCCGTCGTCGTCGAACCTGCGCTGCTGCTGCTCGACGAGCCGTTCGCAGCCCTCGACGAGGCTGCCCGGCCTCTCCTCCACGACGTCGTCCGCGACGTCGCCGCGGGGGGCACGCCCGTCGTTCTCGTCACCCACGACGCCGCCGAGGCTGTCGCGCTCGGAGATCGTTCCGTGCGTCTGGCTGACGGAAGGGCCGTCGAAAGGGGAGAATCGGTGCGGGAGGCGCGCGACGGGCGCGCCGAGGATGGATGGAGACCCCGGTGA
- a CDS encoding ABC transporter permease: MARRARAPLALAVPGVLALAFLVAPFVALVASAPWREMVGLLDDGPAAEALWLSLRTAGLSALLCVVLGVPLAWLLAHDALPLPGLVRALVTMPMVLPPVVGGVALLALLGRRGLLGEHLDAWFGVQLPFTTAAVVVAQTFVALPFLVISVDAALQAVDPRLAQVAASLGGSRWYVFRRVTLPVVAPGVAAGAVLAFARALGEFGATITFAGNFPGVTRTMPVAIYLALERDRATAVALSLVLVVVSLVVLVALRSRWLGGLAGLAARGAETVGAR, from the coding sequence GTGGCCCGTCGAGCGCGGGCACCGCTCGCGCTCGCGGTCCCCGGCGTGCTCGCGCTCGCCTTCCTCGTCGCACCGTTCGTCGCGCTCGTCGCGTCCGCGCCCTGGCGCGAGATGGTGGGGCTGCTCGACGACGGGCCCGCGGCGGAGGCTCTGTGGCTGAGCCTGCGGACCGCCGGGTTGTCTGCGCTGCTGTGCGTCGTGCTCGGGGTGCCGCTCGCGTGGCTCCTCGCGCACGACGCGCTGCCGCTGCCCGGGCTCGTGCGCGCGCTCGTCACCATGCCGATGGTGCTGCCACCCGTCGTCGGCGGCGTCGCCCTGCTCGCGCTGCTCGGCCGACGAGGCCTGCTGGGCGAGCACCTCGACGCGTGGTTCGGCGTGCAGCTGCCGTTCACGACGGCGGCGGTCGTCGTCGCGCAGACGTTCGTCGCGCTGCCGTTCCTCGTCATCTCCGTCGACGCCGCGCTGCAAGCGGTCGACCCGCGGCTCGCGCAGGTCGCGGCGTCGCTCGGTGGCTCGCGCTGGTACGTGTTCCGGCGGGTCACGCTGCCCGTCGTCGCGCCGGGCGTCGCGGCCGGAGCCGTGCTCGCGTTCGCGCGGGCGCTCGGCGAGTTCGGCGCCACGATCACCTTTGCCGGCAACTTCCCGGGCGTCACCCGCACGATGCCGGTCGCGATCTACCTCGCGCTCGAACGGGACCGGGCCACGGCCGTCGCGCTGTCGCTCGTGCTCGTCGTCGTGTCGCTCGTCGTGCTCGTCGCGCTGCGCTCGCGGTGGCTCGGCGGGCTCGCGGGGCTCGCCGCGCGCGGTGCCGAGACGGTAGGTGCGCGGTGA
- the modA gene encoding molybdate ABC transporter substrate-binding protein produces the protein MSTARTTIVRSSSATAPTGTTDCGPARIHRAPRRRAASRAVATLALAALAAGGLAACADDAAPGTAGTQGATSTGATSDAAVTGRLVVLAAASLEPVLTKLGAELEAAHTGLKIDFSFAASSALAEQVVAGAPADVLLTASAATMKTAAEHVTDQAVFAGNTLVIVTPPDNPGKVANLKDLTNNDLRLALCAEEVPCGAAAAQVIEKAGLKVTPDTYSENVTAALQLAVSDEVDAALVYTTDAKDAGDDVLTIEFPEASTVVNDYLVATVAEAPNAAAAKAFRDLLASERGRSALAEAGFRLP, from the coding sequence GTGAGCACCGCACGCACCACCATCGTCCGCAGCTCGTCCGCCACCGCACCGACGGGCACGACCGACTGCGGCCCGGCCCGCATCCACCGCGCCCCGCGCCGTCGGGCAGCATCCCGCGCCGTGGCAACCCTCGCGCTCGCGGCGCTCGCCGCGGGCGGGCTCGCCGCGTGCGCGGACGACGCTGCGCCGGGAACGGCCGGGACGCAGGGGGCGACGAGCACGGGCGCAACCTCCGACGCGGCCGTCACGGGCCGCCTCGTCGTCCTCGCCGCCGCCTCGCTCGAGCCCGTCCTCACCAAGCTCGGCGCCGAGCTCGAAGCCGCGCACACGGGCCTGAAGATCGACTTCTCGTTCGCGGCGAGCTCCGCGCTCGCGGAGCAGGTCGTCGCAGGCGCCCCCGCCGACGTGCTCCTCACGGCGTCCGCCGCGACCATGAAGACCGCGGCCGAGCACGTCACCGACCAGGCCGTCTTCGCGGGCAACACCCTCGTCATCGTCACGCCGCCCGACAACCCGGGCAAGGTCGCGAACCTCAAGGACCTCACGAACAACGACCTGAGGCTCGCGCTGTGCGCCGAGGAGGTGCCGTGCGGCGCCGCGGCCGCGCAGGTCATCGAGAAGGCCGGCCTCAAGGTCACGCCCGACACGTACTCCGAGAACGTCACGGCGGCCCTCCAGCTCGCCGTCTCCGACGAGGTCGACGCCGCGCTCGTCTACACGACCGACGCCAAGGACGCGGGCGACGACGTCCTCACGATCGAGTTCCCCGAGGCGTCGACCGTCGTCAACGACTACCTCGTCGCGACCGTCGCCGAGGCGCCCAACGCGGCCGCAGCCAAGGCGTTCCGCGACCTCCTCGCCTCCGAGCGCGGCCGCAGCGCACTCGCCGAGGCCGGGTTCCGTCTCCCGTGA
- a CDS encoding molybdopterin-binding protein has translation MSEIRVSEAARLLGVSDDTVRRWIDAGRLPATRSDTGRRTIAGADVAAFARELADAPDGGDGTVSARNRLDGIVTRVVRDGVMAQVEVQAGPFRIVSLVSREAADELGLEPGSLVAARVKATSVMIDRLGEAL, from the coding sequence ATGAGCGAGATTCGGGTGAGCGAGGCAGCGCGGCTGCTCGGGGTGAGCGACGACACCGTCCGCCGCTGGATCGACGCCGGGCGCCTGCCCGCGACCCGCAGCGACACCGGCCGGCGGACCATCGCCGGCGCCGACGTCGCCGCCTTCGCCCGAGAGCTCGCCGACGCGCCCGACGGTGGCGACGGCACCGTCTCCGCCCGCAATCGCCTCGACGGCATCGTCACGCGGGTCGTCCGCGACGGCGTCATGGCGCAGGTCGAGGTGCAGGCCGGGCCGTTCCGCATCGTCTCGCTCGTCAGCCGTGAGGCTGCCGACGAGCTCGGCCTCGAGCCCGGCAGCCTCGTCGCTGCCCGGGTCAAGGCCACGTCCGTGATGATCGACCGCCTCGGGGAGGCCCTGTGA
- a CDS encoding molybdenum cofactor guanylyltransferase, protein MRAADVVVVVPAGGTARRLGGGDKTALDVGGRSILDRVLDSTSAWPRVVVADDPGHAAHARHPGVRWVREDPPGGGPAAALAAGAATAPDALVLVALAGDQPWAGDVVPRLLAALDATPGAGAALAVGASGRRQPLLAAYRLAGVAHVLEGGAHNLPARALAEGLEIVEVPVTDLEELDVDTPDDLARARATHEQN, encoded by the coding sequence ATGAGAGCTGCGGACGTCGTCGTCGTCGTGCCTGCCGGCGGGACCGCTCGGCGGCTCGGGGGCGGGGACAAGACCGCGCTCGACGTCGGCGGGCGCTCGATCCTCGACCGCGTGCTCGACTCGACGTCCGCCTGGCCGCGCGTCGTCGTCGCCGACGACCCCGGGCACGCCGCCCACGCCCGCCACCCGGGCGTGCGCTGGGTCCGCGAGGACCCACCGGGCGGAGGTCCCGCCGCGGCGCTCGCCGCCGGGGCCGCGACCGCGCCCGACGCCCTCGTGCTCGTCGCGCTCGCGGGGGACCAGCCGTGGGCCGGCGACGTCGTCCCACGGCTGCTCGCCGCGCTCGACGCGACGCCGGGCGCGGGCGCTGCGCTGGCCGTCGGGGCGTCGGGCAGGAGGCAGCCCCTGCTCGCGGCCTACCGGCTCGCGGGTGTCGCGCACGTGCTCGAGGGAGGCGCGCACAACCTGCCCGCCCGTGCCCTCGCGGAGGGCCTCGAGATCGTCGAGGTCCCCGTGACCGATCTCGAGGAGCTCGACGTCGACACCCCGGACGACCTCGCCCGAGCCCGTGCGACGCACGAGCAGAACTAG
- a CDS encoding molybdenum cofactor biosynthesis protein MoaE, producing MTLPDASAHRDSSRIVPPRRAVVRATVTTDPLDVDEHARLVEDAAAGAVVTFAGVVRDHDGGRGVTGIEYVGHPDAAEVLARVVAEAVEHLDVDAVAVTHRLGPLVVGECALALAVSSAHRREAFEAAAALVDAVKEHLPVWKRQDLSDGGEEWVGSA from the coding sequence GTGACCCTGCCCGACGCCTCCGCCCACCGCGACAGCTCGCGGATCGTGCCGCCGCGCCGCGCCGTCGTGCGCGCGACCGTGACGACGGACCCGCTCGACGTCGACGAGCACGCGCGCCTCGTCGAGGACGCGGCCGCGGGTGCGGTCGTGACGTTCGCAGGCGTCGTCCGCGACCATGACGGGGGCCGCGGGGTCACGGGCATCGAGTACGTCGGGCACCCCGACGCGGCGGAGGTCCTTGCGCGGGTCGTCGCGGAGGCCGTCGAGCATCTCGACGTCGACGCGGTCGCCGTGACGCACAGGCTCGGACCGCTCGTGGTCGGCGAGTGCGCGCTCGCTCTCGCGGTGAGCTCGGCGCACCGCCGCGAGGCCTTCGAGGCTGCGGCAGCGCTGGTCGACGCGGTCAAGGAGCACCTCCCGGTGTGGAAGCGGCAGGATCTGTCCGACGGCGGCGAGGAGTGGGTCGGCTCGGCCTGA
- a CDS encoding MoaD/ThiS family protein, with the protein MTEVIDGTTTLTVRYFAAASASADCEQEVLTVPAAPTVGHVTAAVLAAHPGLEALLALCSVLADGRLLRDPDAPLDGATTVDVLPPFAGG; encoded by the coding sequence ATGACCGAGGTCATCGACGGGACCACGACCCTCACCGTCCGCTACTTCGCCGCCGCCTCGGCCAGCGCCGACTGCGAGCAGGAGGTTCTCACCGTCCCCGCCGCGCCGACCGTCGGGCACGTCACCGCCGCCGTCCTCGCCGCCCACCCCGGGCTCGAGGCGCTCCTCGCGCTGTGCAGCGTCCTCGCCGACGGCCGACTCCTGCGCGACCCTGACGCACCGCTCGACGGGGCGACCACCGTCGACGTCCTGCCGCCGTTCGCCGGAGGGTGA
- the moaA gene encoding GTP 3',8-cyclase MoaA yields the protein MADLTSTDHPAQAPGAARAGVLTSEVARPDDPGLVDRFGRRAVDLRVSLTDRCNLRCTYCMPAEGLEWTPTEQMLDDDEISRLVRIAVERLGVTEVRFTGGEPLLRRGLETIVAATHELRTPGGARVPTSLTTNGLGLDRRARTLADAGLTRVNVSVDSLDPARYAQLTRRDRLHDVLAGLDAAEAVGFAPIKVNAVLVRGINEDEAPRLLDWALERGFELRFIEQMPLGPHGTWVRDDMVTADEILASLTAAHTLAPEGAAVRGGAPAETWRVLRDGVDVGRVGVIGTVTRPFCGACDRTRLTSDGQIRTCLFAREETDLRGLLRGGASDDEIADAWRTAMWGKKAGHGIDDEGFLQPDRLMSAIGG from the coding sequence GTGGCGGACCTCACCTCGACCGACCACCCCGCGCAGGCGCCCGGCGCCGCACGTGCCGGGGTGCTCACGAGCGAGGTCGCACGGCCCGACGACCCCGGCCTCGTCGACCGTTTCGGCCGCCGTGCCGTCGACCTGCGTGTCTCTCTCACAGACCGCTGCAACCTCCGCTGCACCTACTGCATGCCCGCCGAGGGCCTCGAGTGGACGCCCACCGAGCAGATGCTCGACGACGACGAGATCTCGCGGCTCGTCCGCATCGCCGTCGAACGCCTCGGCGTCACCGAGGTGCGCTTCACGGGAGGCGAGCCCCTCCTGCGACGCGGCCTCGAGACCATCGTCGCCGCGACGCACGAGCTGCGCACCCCCGGCGGCGCGCGCGTCCCCACGTCGCTCACGACCAACGGTCTCGGCCTCGACCGGCGCGCCCGCACGCTCGCGGACGCCGGCCTCACACGCGTCAACGTCTCTGTCGACTCCCTCGACCCCGCCCGCTACGCGCAGCTCACCCGCCGTGACCGCCTGCACGACGTCCTCGCGGGCCTCGACGCGGCCGAGGCCGTCGGCTTCGCCCCCATCAAGGTCAACGCCGTCCTCGTGCGGGGCATCAACGAGGACGAGGCGCCACGCCTGCTCGACTGGGCGCTCGAGCGCGGCTTCGAGCTGCGCTTCATCGAGCAGATGCCGCTCGGCCCGCACGGCACGTGGGTGCGGGACGACATGGTGACGGCCGACGAGATCCTTGCGTCCCTCACCGCCGCGCACACGCTCGCACCCGAGGGCGCGGCCGTCCGCGGTGGCGCTCCCGCCGAGACGTGGCGCGTGCTCCGCGACGGCGTCGACGTCGGACGCGTCGGCGTCATCGGCACCGTCACCCGGCCTTTCTGCGGCGCGTGCGACCGCACCCGCCTCACGTCCGACGGCCAGATCCGCACCTGCCTCTTCGCGCGCGAGGAGACCGACCTGCGCGGGCTGCTGCGCGGCGGCGCGTCCGACGACGAGATCGCCGACGCCTGGCGCACCGCCATGTGGGGCAAGAAGGCCGGCCACGGCATCGACGACGAGGGCTTCCTGCAGCCCGACAGGCTCATGAGCGCGATCGGAGGATGA
- the glp gene encoding gephyrin-like molybdotransferase Glp gives MNLSDDVPRTDVPRLDAPRPTRTPAEHAAAILALGAPLPAEEIPADVAALGRVLAADVVALVDLPPWDNSAMDGYALRHADLRGLAERDDASGTGEPSDGGPFLGTGRLPVVDVVPAGDPRDLTLVPGSAVRIMTGAPVPAGADTVVQVERTDAGRELVEVREAVPAGANIRRRGEDVTTGEVVLRAGEVLTAARLGLAAATGHATLQVHARPRVLVVSTGSELVAPGSLAAGEPLPHGAIFESNSVQLAALARAAGADVEVRTVPDDVPALRALLTDPDLAADVVVTSGGVSVGEFDVVRDALAEHLELVHVRMQPGRPQASGLLPSGAVVVGLPGNPVSSYVSFEVFVRPLLRRLTGAASLERRRVRAALTSPLSSPLGKAQYVRVALAWPGGVPEATPVGGRGSHLLGALAGSDGLAVVPADVTDLEAGAMVDVLDLREDEA, from the coding sequence GTGAACCTCTCCGACGACGTTCCCCGCACCGACGTACCCCGCCTCGACGCGCCGCGCCCGACGCGCACGCCCGCCGAGCACGCGGCCGCGATCCTCGCGCTCGGCGCCCCGCTCCCCGCGGAAGAGATCCCGGCCGACGTCGCCGCGCTCGGGCGCGTCCTCGCGGCGGACGTCGTCGCGCTCGTCGACCTGCCGCCGTGGGACAACTCGGCGATGGACGGCTACGCGCTGCGCCACGCGGACCTCCGAGGTCTGGCGGAGCGGGACGACGCCTCCGGGACCGGCGAGCCCTCGGACGGCGGACCCTTCCTCGGCACGGGGCGCCTTCCCGTCGTCGACGTCGTCCCCGCGGGCGACCCACGCGACCTCACGCTCGTCCCGGGCTCTGCGGTGCGCATCATGACGGGTGCGCCGGTGCCGGCGGGCGCTGACACTGTCGTGCAGGTCGAGCGGACGGACGCGGGCCGGGAGCTCGTCGAGGTGCGCGAGGCCGTGCCGGCGGGCGCGAACATCCGCCGTCGCGGCGAGGACGTGACTACGGGCGAGGTCGTCCTGCGCGCGGGCGAGGTCCTCACGGCGGCTCGCCTGGGGCTCGCGGCGGCGACGGGCCACGCGACGCTGCAGGTCCACGCGCGGCCGCGCGTCCTCGTCGTCTCGACGGGCTCCGAGCTTGTCGCGCCCGGGTCGCTCGCGGCCGGGGAGCCGCTTCCGCACGGGGCGATCTTCGAGTCGAACTCCGTCCAGCTTGCTGCGCTCGCGCGCGCGGCGGGCGCTGACGTCGAGGTCCGGACGGTGCCCGACGACGTCCCCGCGCTGCGCGCCCTGCTCACTGACCCCGATCTGGCGGCGGACGTCGTCGTGACGAGCGGCGGGGTGTCAGTCGGCGAGTTCGACGTCGTCCGGGACGCGCTCGCCGAGCATCTCGAGCTCGTGCACGTGCGGATGCAGCCGGGACGTCCGCAGGCGTCGGGGCTGCTGCCGTCGGGCGCGGTGGTCGTGGGCCTGCCGGGGAACCCGGTGAGCTCGTACGTGTCGTTCGAGGTGTTCGTGCGGCCGCTGCTGCGGCGCCTCACCGGCGCGGCGTCGCTCGAGCGCCGGCGGGTCCGGGCGGCGCTCACGTCGCCGCTCTCCTCGCCGTTGGGCAAGGCGCAGTACGTGCGGGTCGCGCTCGCGTGGCCGGGCGGTGTGCCGGAGGCGACGCCCGTCGGCGGTCGCGGTT